The Gasterosteus aculeatus chromosome 18, fGasAcu3.hap1.1, whole genome shotgun sequence genome segment tctcctccactagagcgACAtctttcagttcattcagacagtggaacagattgtgACTACAGAAAAAATCATTGTttctgatcttctccttgatgtactggactgtctccggattggtctgtgagctacttcctgtctgtgtcagcagacctcgtaggagagtctgattggtctccagggaaagacccaggaggaagcggaggaacaagtccaggtgtccattaggactctgtaaggcctcgtccacagcactctggtagagacacaTTGGTTCAGGTTctcctgacagcagattgacaccagaccTGAAGAAGGTCatatggacatgaagagcagcaaaaaactcctgaacactcagatggacgaagcagaagaacatgtcctggtacagtcctctctcctctctgaagatctgagtgaacactcctgagtacactgaggctgctctgatatcgatgccacactctgtcaggttggattcatagaagatcaggttgcctttctgcagctgatcaaaggccagttttcccagagactcgatcatcttcctggtctctggactccagtgtggatttGTCTCAGGTCCtgcatcgtacttgaccttcttcactttggactgaaccaccaggaagaggatgtacatctcagtcagggtcatGGGTagctttcctctctttctggtcttcaacacctccttgagaactccagcagtgatccagcagaagactgggatgtggcacatgatgtggaggcttcgtgaggtcttgatgtgagagatgatcctgttggcctgctcctcatctctgaaacTCTTcatgaagtactcctccttctgggggtcggtgaaccctctgacctctgtcaccatgccgacACACTCAgcagggatctgattggctgctgcaggtcgtgtggtgatccagaggcgagcagtgGGAAGCAGGTTCCCcttgatgaggtttgtgaggagcacatccactgaggccgactctgtgacatcagtcaggtcctcattgttgtggaagtccagaggaagttgacactcatccagaccgtcaaagatgaacacaacctggaacttctcaaacctgcagattcctgctgctttggtttcactgaagaagtgatgaacaagtcgcaccaagctgaacttctctctcagcacattcagctttttgaaggtgaatggaaatgtgaactctatgtcctggtggtctttgtcttcagcccagtccagagtgaacttctgtgttaggaatgttttcccaatgccagccactcccttagtcaacACTGTTCTGGGTGGTTTCTTCcttccagctgaggctttgaagagGTCTTCGGGTTGgagtctgatggttgtttctggtctgtctggtttccaggatgctgtttcaatctgtctgacctcatgttcttcattgacctctgcagtccctccctctgtgatgtagagctctgtgtagatctcattcagaagggttgggtttcctgctttagggatcccctcaaacacacactggaacttctccATCAGGTTAGATTTGAGTTCACGTTGACAGTTGGCGATAATCTCtggatgaacaaaaaaaagtgatgacACAAACCAGGTAGTGCTTTACTTTAATGGTATAATAttgttacatgtcatttagctgacgtccaaatcgacttacaataagtgcatttcaaccataaggaaacaaacccagaagaacaaaaaacaagaaagtgcaatttcaccAACTAAGCCAATTTATAACtttctatagataagagccaaaataagtacaatttaagtgctacaattgcTGTTCTCCTGCCTTCACCCAGTGCCGACCAGTCCTCGGATGTAGGAACTTgcatgcagcagtgggccctgatacCTACTTGGATGGCTTCTCTTCAATCAACCTCAGAACATCAGTTCTAcaatttcaaagtctaaatcttctacttgtctcttggatccgatttcAACtgagctgcttaaggaagtttttcctttagttagacgtctttactggatattatgaatctgtctttggtGACAGGACACGTaacacagtccttcaaggtagctgtaattaaacctcttaagAAACCTCcccttgctccagaggtgttggctaactacagacctatctctaatcttccctctctaatcttcccttcctcttgaagatccttgagaaatacGTTGCAactcaattatgtgactttctgtaaaacaatgctttgttcaaggaattccagtcaggatttcgagtgcatcatagcacagaaacagcactggtgaaaattacgaatgatcttctacttgcatcggaccaaggactcatctcttttcttgtcttgctggacctcagtgccgcatttgacaccattgatcattggatcctgttgcagagactagaacatttgattggtatcaaaggaactgcactcagctggtttaaatcctatttattggatcgatcccagtttgtgcttgtaaacggtgaatcctcgaagaccaccaatgttggtcacggagggTTTGAacgtgtcctggatgtaagctggaccccatccattgaCAGCATgctacgtgagcaccagtgtttaaaactggatgagccaccggtaccagtgaagagagcggaggagtggagtgagggagaacttaggaaggtttaagaccagtggagctgctgcattctggatgagctgcagaggtggaatggtggtagcaggagacctgcaggagagagttacagtagtccaggagggagacgacaagagcctgaatcagcaCCTGCCATAATTTCTCTGGTTGTTTTATCCACTTGCCATGTTGGCGTCATGCTAGCTAGCGCTATGCTAgggtctgatgttatgcaccaaccaccaagtcaaattccttgtctgtccagaggtgtcaagtaacgaagtacacttagaaattttgggtatctatacttgaATAATggagtatttgtttttcagatgactttttacttctactctttacattttcacgcaaatatctgtacttttttactccttacattttaaaaacagcctcgttacttccggcttgtcgtagttcaacaacacaaagacaaaaaaacctAGATAAAATCTAGATAAACGGCTCTGTGCGGACAGAgtgcatttgattgtgtttggatgagaagtataaacatttagcatccagacacccgattggttttctccgcgatgcgccggcagatcggagcgacaccgggtgggaaaagtggtggaaagttggtatttatcaACATggagcctcttcctcctcctcttcctcacgcagattccatgtaacgttagatgagtatcttcatgaccgtgggtttgtcctaaatgttttattgagagtctggcacaacacagcgacttgcaagcagcgtattaaataaagtgatgtgtgtcttaatgcggctttggaaacgaacacaaagggattctgtatttgctcatgaagcctgaacattctgGTTATTTGGCCCAtgtttgataaccgaccgctgccagttcagtgtttcccatcattgaaagttgaagaaggtTAAGaggattttaaaataaactccactggaaaaccatgttaaaacaTGTATATTAAATCAAgctgtagaaagctgaaaagtcatagcactcTTCTCCTGAAGGAGAACGGTTTTAAtggctgaaagtgtgaaggagttagAGGAATAAATCGAAGTTGAAATAGATTAAAAGAACAATATTTGGAATGCTGAAGCAGCATTCCAAATAACTGAAGCGTGTAAAAGTTAAGACAGTTGTAGAAAAAGTCTCTTCACCTTGACCTCGATCTCCTTCCACAAGATTCGGTTCGCCTGAAACGAGATGTTTTCGTGAttactttgtgcatttgtagAGTGATAATATCTTCTATCGTCTGTGCTCAAATTCAACCCTACACTCTTAATGTGGAATAGATCCTCTTATTGAGTGAACACCAGTTCAGGGTTTGGTTTTTAATCCCTCCtcccagggtggtgccccgctattaataacatttattaaGAAATGTATTGACGGTAATAATTTCATTAATGTCAGTTAGTTTTCATACTTGTGACCAGAACAACTTCTAATGAGACTCAAAGCCGACAGAGAGCAGAGAATCCATGAATGAAACGGCACATGAAGCACATCCATCAGAGGGGCGGAGCTTCAGAAGAGCTCCGCCCTCCTGGGATGAGGAGGATTTATGAAGCACATTCCTCATCTTTACTTCTGTTGTATCTTTATTATTCGCATTTGATGTCTTTGGTCCTCTTTTTAACAACTTACCTGTAGAGTTAGAGTTCATTCTGGATAATTGTTCGGCCAGATCgttcatttgcatgtttttcaAAACTGTCACGGCCACCTGAACAGAGTCTGTGTCGTAGCACCGGACCATCAGGTCCACCGTGTTCCTCCTGTTTTTGTTCTCCAGGTCACAGGGTGGGATTGATCGGCCTGGATGGTTCTCCAGGTGCCACTTGAACCCGTCGAAGTCCTCCTCCTTGAGCCGCTCTAAAATGTAGAGGATGTCCACCttgactttctccatctgtccttttttaaaagacaccaaaataaataaactgtagAGAACAATTACTGCTCTTTACTTAAAAAGCAAACAGCAGCGTGTTTTAAAGATGACAGGAAAGCAGGAAGTAAATGGAGACAAATCCAAAAGGTTTTGAAAATTGAACCTGAAAAGGTTGATTTTCATctggaacattgaaaaatacaaccatGTTTTTATACACAATGAAAAGTTAAAAGGAAAACCGGGAGGTGTTGAAGGATCTGATGTGTGTTGGCGGGCGGGCAGGCGTGaacgagcgagagagagagaagtacgCGATATGTCGTCCTGATTCTATTTTATCGCAGTTTCCTGTTTTGATGTGTTTGATGCGCCTAAACAACAAATCAAGTAATGTGACTTTCACTCATTTCACTGGTGAACATTGTGTACAGCGACACACAAAACATAAACACAATCCAAGAGGaacagctaaacacacacagtcatgttggTAGTGATAATACTCTTTAAATAACCAgaacttgctcaattttcaaccgatctttaaacggtttggtttgttataagcgtcagagatgtagttatgacactgcagACATGATGAATAATTATGTTAAGTTCTAAAAAATAGTattaatgttctaaaataggttacaagatttccctttacaaatatatgaatataagaaatgctgcatgttgaaatccccacattgtacagagatgtatttatgtCACTGCATACTAATGAATAATTATAACCACCGGTTCTCATacgaaaatgatattaaacagaacattatgCATGAGTATGCAGTGTAATGACTACACCTCTGACGCTTAGAACAAACCAAACTGTTTTAGAAAGttattatttaaagtacatGTACCAACACAACGTTACGGGTGAACGAGCTGCCTGTACCAAGATGGCGATGAAAATGGGCAGAAAATTGGCTAAAAATGCAGATATTCATCATTTAAGTGCAAAGCCCCCAACTCttcaaatattataaataaatgagggTATCTTTAGGGTGCGATATGTCGATATGCTACACATTTGTTGCCACACCCTTAGCAGTTCCTCGTTCCTTATCTGAGCTGAGAAGCAAGTTAGAAAACTAAGATAAACCGCTAACTGCTAAGCTAACGGGACACAACACTCACCGCACTGCGTGTCGTCACCGCCGAGAGGGACTTCAAACCAAAACAGGAAgcgaccttcttcttcttcttcttcttcttcctcttcttcctcttcttcttcttcttctgtttctgcttcttcttcttcttcttcttcttcttctgtttctgcttcttcttcttcttcttcttcttcttcttctgtttctgcttcttcttcttcttcttcttcttcttcctcctcttcttcttcttctgtttttgcttcttcttcttcttcttcttcttcttcttcttcttcttcctcctcttcttcttcttcttcttcttcttcttcttcttctgtttttgcttcttcttcttcttcttcttcttcttcttcttcttcttcttcttcttcttcttcttcttcttcttcttcctcttcttcctcttcttcttcctcttcttctgttggTTTTACGGCAGTCGGCATCCAGCTTACtggtgcattaccgccaccttCTGCACCGGAGTGTGGATCAGATACTGaaccaggggtcttcaactaaaatgtgaagaggtccagttagagaaaataTCTAGAAgcataatgtgactacttagtcatgtatgttcagttctttgcaaatataaatatgtttctctcaattaactaaataaaagtagggctgcatttaaagtgcaaataaaaaCGGAAGATAAGCTTGAATTTCCCcctttctgcttcacatttggactcGACAGtcgcagcaaattataaataataaatcacacacattttaacaattgaaaAGTTCTATAGAATATATGTACACTCTCCCACTCTTTTGATCTAGTTTTTCCTGCCAGGATTTTAAACCTGGTCTTAATGCAtcaggttctcctcctcacgtggaggagctcattgagCCTCATGATGGCATTTCAACGGGTTCTGAGCTCAtgagacactggtttagtgctgcagtatgaacagaaaccagTCCGTCCATTAAGGCATTTTTTTCTAGAGCAAAAGCTTCTGCTTTGAGAGCaagggtttttgttttgcagacaaaaacaatagtttcataagcaaaactaaactaaacctgCAAGAAGCTTCCGCCATCACTGCTGAGACCAAAGCGCTGGAGGCCAGTAGTacaagacgtgtgtgtgtgtgtgtgtgtgtgtgtgtgtgtgtgtgaaggctcTTTATGCAGAATACTCTTGTTCTTTTTGTGCGTTAGTATCAAGGATTAAAAGGACGCTGCCTGATGAAAGAGAAAATAGTCGTgatgttgtttttgctgttggCCTTTCAACCCAGAATTATGgtcttttaattatcttatGTCCCTCATTTAAAGTTAGTGTAAATTGAATACTATATCAGACAAAATACGTTgcaatatttaatgtaaaaaaggttttattttgagttttgttATGTTTGCAATCACTGGTTAAATGTAATCCTTTATAATAGTTTTTATGTATCTACGGGtggacttcctgcttgcgtcatctgctttgtctccagctcccgttgcctagcaacctgctgcaagCCTTAAAACCCCCAAACTTACCAAGTACAGTTCGAGAAGATAATCttctttatatttcatttaaattaggAGGATATGCTTCACTTCTGGAGGACAATGTATttctgagagaagaacattttaaacTCATATTCAAAACAAATCACTTAGGCCTTCAGCTAAAAGTCATTTGCAATCTTAAAGCAGAGGAGATTCCATCGATACTGtcataaaaaccacaacagcaaacacatttattaacttgtatgcaaggactttttatttttttgttgcattggaTACGagctattttaactgtaacAAGATATTACAGAATCTGTCCAATCTGCAGTAGCTCaatgtcatcacacacatggttctccttcagcttcctTATCACTccctaaaacacaacaaaatgtgaagttagtttataatcacaatataaataaataataacattatATTTTTCAGAATGGTGTTGACGGTAATAATTTCATTAATGTCAGTTAGTGTTC includes the following:
- the LOC120808325 gene encoding protein NLRC3 isoform X1; this encodes MEKVKVDILYILERLKEEDFDGFKWHLENHPGRSIPPCDLENKNRRNTVDLMVRCYDTDSVQVAVTVLKNMQMNDLAEQLSRMNSNSTGEPNLVEGDRGQEIIANCQRELKSNLMEKFQCVFEGIPKAGNPTLLNEIYTELYITEGGTAEVNEEHEVRQIETASWKPDRPETTIRLQPEDLFKASAGRKKPPRTVLTKGVAGIGKTFLTQKFTLDWAEDKDHQDIEFTFPFTFKKLNVLREKFSLVRLVHHFFSETKAAGICRFEKFQVVFIFDGLDECQLPLDFHNNEDLTDVTESASVDVLLTNLIKGNLLPTARLWITTRPAAANQIPAECVGMVTEVRGFTDPQKEEYFMKSFRDEEQANRIISHIKTSRSLHIMCHIPVFCWITAGVLKEVLKTRKRGKLPMTLTEMYILFLVVQSKVKKVKYDAGPETNPHWSPETRKMIESLGKLAFDQLQKGNLIFYESNLTECGIDIRAASVYSGVFTQIFREERGLYQDMFFCFVHLSVQEFFAALHVHMTFFRSGVNLLSGEPEPMCLYQSAVDEALQSPNGHLDLFLRFLLGLSLETNQTLLRGLLTQTGSSSQTNPETVQYIKEKIRNNDFFCSHNLFHCLNELKDVALVEEIQQSFSSGRLSTDQLSPTQWSALVFILLSSEEDLEVFDLKKYSASEEALLRLLPVVKASNKALLSGCNLSERSFEALFSVLSSQSSSLGELDLSYNGLQDSGVKLLSAGLESPRCELETLRLSGCNLSERSCEALSSVLSSQSSSLRELDLSNNDLQDSGVKLLSAGLESPHCELETLRLSGCLITEEGCSSLASALSSNPSHLRELDLSYNHPGDSGVKLLSAGREDPQWRLKTLRVKPDGVRWLRPGLRKYSCELTFDTNTVNRRLKLSDNNRTVTCVADKEDEYQSYPDHPDRFDSCRQLLCRTGLTGRCYWEVECRGEVYVSVSYRGIGRKGNSADCWFGYNDQSWALMCSDGYTVRHNKTVTRITPSSSIFSRIFTSSSSSSSSRVAVYVDCPAGSLSFYKVSSDTLIHLHTFSTTSTEPLYPGFGFGFGFTLPSMVRFLFSTVSVLGPSVTLCSLQEGESPPGGEPSSLLTQLR
- the LOC120808325 gene encoding protein NLRC3 isoform X2, with protein sequence MEKVKVDILYILERLKEEDFDGFKWHLENHPGRSIPPCDLENKNRRNTVDLMVRCYDTDSVQVAVTVLKNMQMNDLAEQLSRMNSNSTGEPNLVEGDRGQEIIANCQRELKSNLMEKFQCVFEGIPKAGNPTLLNEIYTELYITEGGTAEVNEEHEVRQIETASWKPDRPETTIRLQPEDLFKASAGRKKPPRTVLTKGVAGIGKTFLTQKFTLDWAEDKDHQDIEFTFPFTFKKLNVLREKFSLVRLVHHFFSETKAAGICRFEKFQVVFIFDGLDECQLPLDFHNNEDLTDVTESASVDVLLTNLIKGNLLPTARLWITTRPAAANQIPAECVGMVTEVRGFTDPQKEEYFMKSFRDEEQANRIISHIKTSRSLHIMCHIPVFCWITAGVLKEVLKTRKRGKLPMTLTEMYILFLVVQSKVKKVKYDAGPETNPHWSPETRKMIESLGKLAFDQLQKGNLIFYESNLTECGIDIRAASVYSGVFTQIFREERGLYQDMFFCFVHLSVQEFFAALHVHMTFFRSGVNLLSGEPEPMCLYQSAVDEALQSPNGHLDLFLRFLLGLSLETNQTLLRGLLTQTGSSSQTNPETVQYIKEKIRNNDFFCSHNLFHCLNELKDVALVEEIQQSFSSGRLSTDQLSPTQWSALVFILLSSEEDLEVFDLKKYSASEEALLRLLPVVKASNKALLSGCNLSERSCEALSSVLSSQSSSLRELDLSNNDLQDSGVKLLSAGLESPHCELETLRLSGCLITEEGCSSLASALSSNPSHLRELDLSYNHPGDSGVKLLSAGREDPQWRLKTLRVKPDGVRWLRPGLRKYSCELTFDTNTVNRRLKLSDNNRTVTCVADKEDEYQSYPDHPDRFDSCRQLLCRTGLTGRCYWEVECRGEVYVSVSYRGIGRKGNSADCWFGYNDQSWALMCSDGYTVRHNKTVTRITPSSSIFSRIFTSSSSSSSSRVAVYVDCPAGSLSFYKVSSDTLIHLHTFSTTSTEPLYPGFGFGFGFTLPSMVRFLFSTVSVLGPSVTLCSLQEGESPPGGEPSSLLTQLR